From a region of the Bdellovibrio bacteriovorus genome:
- a CDS encoding sodium-dependent transporter encodes MMKRGSWRTRFGFYLLAIGSACGLGNLWRFPYVVGENGGGAFILMYVFLSLAIGAPMLIAELMMGKNSRRSVIVATQQLSQKAGKGFRWAGRLAVILSIVVLSYYAVISGWVLHFMTQFMISLFSPPEMVTAKTNLAALMGNGWLQLMLASAHLLITVVVVVKGVQEGLEKFISYTMPLFAILVFVLVMRSFSLPSTPEVLRFLFYPDFSKLTWSSLNHALGHVFFTLSVGFGTMVTFGSYMREEDHAPTAGFRVTLVDTAISLIAVVMIFPVAFQATNVPLTDPALMFEVLPRYLLGIRGGTLFGLAFFACLYMAALNASIGLLEVVVSNWVDAQKTMERGRATWYSGLIALVLTILPALSSSVFKEVRVAGRSVIESLDSLLINWALPLVALSILIAYNIGTTEKEKELSFIDKEKFVSYTMYPHWRFTLRWAAPAVIVLGLLMQVIGVFFK; translated from the coding sequence ATGATGAAACGCGGCTCGTGGCGAACGCGCTTTGGATTTTACCTTTTGGCCATTGGCTCTGCCTGTGGTCTAGGTAATCTTTGGCGCTTTCCTTACGTAGTCGGCGAGAATGGCGGCGGAGCCTTCATTCTTATGTACGTGTTTCTGTCACTAGCGATTGGCGCTCCGATGCTGATTGCGGAATTGATGATGGGTAAAAACAGCCGTCGTTCCGTGATCGTCGCCACCCAGCAGCTCAGTCAAAAAGCCGGTAAAGGCTTTCGCTGGGCGGGACGCTTGGCTGTCATTCTCAGTATTGTTGTTCTTTCTTATTACGCTGTGATCAGTGGTTGGGTTTTACACTTTATGACCCAGTTCATGATTTCTCTTTTCAGTCCCCCAGAGATGGTCACGGCAAAAACAAATCTTGCGGCACTTATGGGAAACGGCTGGCTTCAGTTGATGTTGGCCAGTGCGCATTTGCTGATCACGGTTGTTGTCGTAGTAAAGGGTGTTCAAGAAGGTCTTGAAAAGTTCATCAGCTACACGATGCCGTTATTTGCAATTTTAGTGTTTGTTCTGGTGATGCGCTCCTTTTCTTTGCCTTCCACGCCAGAAGTTTTGCGTTTCCTTTTCTATCCTGACTTTTCAAAATTGACCTGGTCCTCGTTGAATCATGCCTTGGGACACGTGTTTTTCACTTTGTCTGTCGGCTTTGGAACCATGGTGACCTTTGGTTCTTACATGCGTGAAGAAGATCACGCACCCACGGCGGGCTTTCGTGTAACATTGGTCGATACGGCAATTTCATTAATTGCCGTGGTGATGATTTTTCCCGTGGCCTTCCAAGCGACGAATGTTCCTCTGACAGACCCGGCGTTGATGTTTGAAGTTTTACCGCGTTATCTTTTGGGAATTCGTGGGGGGACTCTATTTGGTCTGGCGTTCTTTGCCTGCCTTTACATGGCTGCTCTGAATGCCAGTATTGGTCTTTTAGAAGTTGTTGTTTCTAACTGGGTGGATGCACAAAAGACCATGGAGCGCGGTCGTGCCACTTGGTATTCGGGTCTTATCGCATTGGTTCTAACTATCCTGCCGGCGCTTTCAAGTTCGGTATTTAAAGAAGTTCGAGTTGCGGGCCGCTCAGTGATTGAGTCTTTAGATTCCTTATTAATCAATTGGGCTCTGCCGCTGGTTGCTCTTAGTATTCTGATTGCTTACAACATCGGAACTACAGAAAAAGAAAAAGAACTCAGCTTTATCGATAAAGAAAAGTTCGTTTCTTACACTATGTATCCGCATTGGCGCTTCACTTTGCGCTGGGCCGCACCTGCCGTGATCGTTCTTGGTCTTTTGATGCAGGTGATTGGTGTCTTCTTTAAATAA
- the der gene encoding ribosome biogenesis GTPase Der produces the protein MQQNLKTEFAPKVAIIGRPNVGKSTLFNIVTETRKAVVKNQAGVTRDIIIEPVDIWGKQFDLIDTGGITEAGDIFSKLIREQVTEFLHSVDLIVAVMDGRAGLVPEDRDIIRVAKQTGKPFLLVINKVDKVSDEEMAKADFYEFGVDIISASFEQRRGLSDILEWVTKQIPDNPGTVKEGMNIAIVGKPNVGKSSICNAILGAKRMIVSDVAGTTIDSVDSPFIYNGKKYTLVDTAGLRKSAKREEDLEIISAFKSQEAIRRADIVLLMVDGTIGPTDQDARIMQAILEDHKGVILVANKSDLGGKEVPEYRKTFREQVERTFHFFKDVHVVFTSAKTEQGLGDLFDMIEKVSDQMNFRVPTSELNDFFFETIRKAPAPVWGTTNVKFYYLTQTYQRPPAFIAFANHPDGVTNSYRRFLIKNIKERWDLHGMPIRIFCMKSRRGGE, from the coding sequence ATGCAACAAAATCTGAAAACTGAGTTTGCGCCCAAGGTGGCCATTATCGGCCGCCCGAACGTAGGAAAATCAACACTGTTCAATATCGTCACGGAAACTCGTAAAGCCGTGGTGAAAAACCAAGCCGGTGTGACTCGTGATATTATCATTGAGCCTGTCGATATTTGGGGTAAGCAATTTGATTTGATCGACACCGGCGGTATTACTGAAGCCGGAGATATTTTTTCAAAGCTGATCCGTGAGCAGGTGACAGAATTTTTGCATTCTGTAGATTTGATCGTCGCGGTGATGGATGGTCGCGCGGGTTTAGTGCCTGAAGATCGTGACATCATTCGTGTCGCCAAACAAACAGGAAAACCTTTTCTTTTAGTGATCAATAAAGTCGACAAAGTTAGCGACGAAGAAATGGCGAAAGCTGATTTCTATGAGTTTGGTGTCGATATTATTTCGGCTTCTTTTGAGCAACGCCGTGGTCTTTCTGACATCCTTGAATGGGTGACAAAACAAATTCCGGATAATCCAGGAACGGTGAAAGAGGGTATGAATATCGCCATCGTTGGTAAGCCCAACGTAGGTAAAAGTTCTATCTGCAACGCCATCTTGGGTGCAAAACGCATGATCGTTTCTGACGTTGCCGGTACGACGATTGACTCTGTCGATTCTCCGTTTATCTATAACGGCAAAAAGTACACTTTGGTTGATACTGCAGGTCTTCGTAAATCAGCGAAGCGTGAAGAAGATCTAGAAATCATTTCAGCATTTAAATCTCAAGAGGCCATCCGTCGCGCTGATATTGTGCTCTTGATGGTTGACGGAACTATCGGACCTACGGATCAGGATGCGCGCATTATGCAGGCGATTTTGGAAGACCATAAAGGCGTGATCTTAGTTGCCAACAAATCAGATCTTGGTGGTAAAGAAGTTCCTGAATATCGTAAAACGTTCCGCGAACAAGTAGAACGCACGTTCCACTTCTTTAAAGATGTCCACGTCGTATTCACAAGCGCGAAGACGGAACAAGGTCTGGGTGATCTTTTTGATATGATTGAAAAGGTCTCTGATCAAATGAACTTCCGTGTTCCGACATCAGAGTTGAATGATTTCTTCTTTGAGACCATTCGTAAAGCTCCAGCTCCGGTTTGGGGAACAACGAATGTGAAGTTCTATTACCTGACTCAAACTTATCAACGTCCACCGGCGTTTATCGCCTTTGCGAATCATCCGGATGGTGTGACAAATTCGTATCGTCGCTTCTTGATCAAAAATATCAAAGAGCGTTGGGATCTTCACGGGATGCCGATTCGTATCTTCTGTATGAAGTCTCGTCGTGGTGGTGAGTAA
- the mtaB gene encoding tRNA (N(6)-L-threonylcarbamoyladenosine(37)-C(2))-methylthiotransferase MtaB, with amino-acid sequence MDHSVKYQVHTFGCKVNTYDTGLIQKNLNAHGFAPVISGEKNARVHVLNTCAVTAEATKEALRYIRRLKVKDPFCTIVVTGCAAQVDTGSFSNLPGADLVVANSHKGSLPDLLNKHFRGELTEKVFKSNIFKKEDLEAGGGIEKHHTRTFLKIQDGCNSFCTYCIIPYARGKSRSISVADLVNRVNELYAEGSREVVLTGVHIGDYEDEVGGKKYVMEDLIENLLVRTKMPRFRLSSLEPVEVSERLLELYQDPRMCPHFHMSIQSANTDVLFHMKRKYTQDDVVKSLNAIAKKVPGSFVGMDVIVGFPTETEEQFQDTYNTLAQTPWTKIHVFPYSERQGTRAAAMDVSVYPHVRAERAARLRELSLSRYSELAKSQIGQTKKVLILKNAAKGGQGLSHDYWPVEILGAESFIDHWAGQEIDVKISGYDHSNKQHMEGHLLGEVVP; translated from the coding sequence ATGGATCACTCTGTAAAGTATCAGGTCCACACCTTTGGTTGTAAGGTCAATACTTACGATACGGGCTTGATCCAAAAGAACTTGAATGCCCATGGTTTTGCTCCGGTGATTTCTGGAGAGAAAAACGCGCGCGTTCATGTTCTTAACACGTGTGCAGTGACGGCGGAGGCGACAAAAGAAGCGCTTCGTTATATCCGTCGTCTGAAAGTAAAAGATCCTTTCTGCACGATCGTGGTTACAGGTTGTGCTGCGCAAGTGGATACGGGGTCTTTTTCTAATCTTCCGGGCGCGGATTTGGTTGTTGCCAACTCTCATAAAGGATCTTTGCCAGATCTTTTAAATAAACACTTCCGCGGTGAACTTACGGAAAAGGTCTTTAAATCGAACATCTTTAAAAAAGAAGATTTAGAAGCGGGTGGCGGTATTGAGAAACACCACACACGCACTTTCTTAAAGATTCAAGATGGCTGTAATAGCTTTTGCACTTACTGTATTATTCCGTACGCTCGTGGTAAGAGCCGCTCTATTTCAGTGGCAGATCTTGTCAATCGCGTGAACGAACTTTACGCGGAAGGTTCGAGAGAAGTCGTGCTTACGGGCGTTCACATTGGTGATTACGAAGACGAAGTGGGCGGCAAGAAGTATGTGATGGAAGATTTGATCGAAAATCTTTTGGTGCGCACAAAAATGCCTCGTTTCCGTCTTTCCAGCTTGGAACCCGTTGAAGTTTCTGAAAGACTTTTAGAGCTTTATCAAGATCCACGTATGTGTCCTCATTTTCATATGAGCATTCAAAGTGCGAATACGGATGTGCTTTTTCATATGAAGCGCAAATACACACAAGATGATGTGGTGAAGTCTTTAAATGCGATTGCTAAAAAAGTGCCTGGCTCTTTTGTCGGTATGGATGTGATCGTTGGATTCCCCACAGAGACCGAAGAACAATTCCAAGATACTTACAATACTTTAGCGCAAACGCCTTGGACTAAAATCCACGTCTTTCCTTACAGCGAAAGACAAGGCACCCGTGCCGCTGCGATGGATGTGTCAGTTTATCCCCATGTTCGCGCCGAGCGCGCAGCTCGCTTGCGTGAGTTGAGCCTTTCTCGTTACTCGGAACTCGCGAAGTCGCAAATCGGTCAAACTAAGAAAGTATTGATTCTCAAAAATGCGGCTAAAGGTGGTCAGGGCCTCAGTCATGATTACTGGCCCGTGGAGATTCTAGGGGCCGAGAGCTTCATTGATCACTGGGCAGGACAAGAAATCGACGTGAAGATTTCGGGTTATGATCATTCCAATAAACAACATATGGAAGGTCATTTGTTAGGCGAGGTGGTTCCATGA
- a CDS encoding outer membrane beta-barrel protein, producing the protein MKTASTFQFILLAFLLGALAVPNLAQAQSDHKSYLLSQVDPDEAYDPFTDYSEFDEESDEEADINFFRNGRFFTIGLAGGYRGFTGNFADSYEAAPTFGIFLSYFFDLRLAMTLGFQTGDHAVKFTVNNQSKTYTGNVSITSVNVDLKYYLNTQNVTRGLADLNPYILGGLGQFYRTYTISGLDGFSRDSTMGFDVGAGLEIPLMRKKAYLGIQGTYHYVNFSDENKSYVDGSEKLDKNLTGDFYNFLFILGMNF; encoded by the coding sequence GTGAAAACCGCATCCACTTTTCAGTTCATACTTCTGGCTTTCCTGCTGGGCGCATTGGCAGTTCCAAATCTCGCGCAAGCTCAGTCCGATCACAAATCCTATCTTCTTTCGCAAGTAGATCCAGATGAGGCTTACGACCCATTCACGGACTACAGTGAGTTCGATGAAGAATCCGATGAAGAAGCTGACATCAACTTTTTCCGTAACGGGCGCTTCTTTACAATTGGTCTTGCCGGCGGTTATCGTGGTTTCACGGGGAACTTTGCGGACTCTTACGAGGCAGCACCTACTTTCGGAATCTTCTTAAGCTATTTCTTTGATCTTCGTTTGGCGATGACTTTAGGTTTTCAAACCGGCGACCACGCCGTTAAGTTTACCGTCAACAACCAATCTAAAACTTACACTGGGAACGTCTCGATCACCTCAGTGAATGTGGATTTGAAGTATTACTTAAACACTCAAAACGTCACTCGCGGTCTTGCGGATTTAAATCCTTACATCCTGGGTGGTCTTGGACAATTCTATCGTACTTACACGATCTCGGGACTTGATGGATTCTCGCGCGATTCCACTATGGGTTTTGATGTCGGTGCAGGTTTAGAAATTCCTTTGATGCGCAAAAAGGCTTACTTAGGAATTCAAGGGACTTATCACTACGTCAACTTCAGTGACGAAAACAAGTCTTACGTGGACGGTTCTGAAAAGCTTGATAAAAACCTCACGGGTGACTTTTATAACTTCCTCTTTATCCTGGGAATGAACTTCTAA
- the purB gene encoding adenylosuccinate lyase — protein MIERYTRPEMGLLWHADHRFGKMMEVEIAVAEVQAQMGIIPKVAAKSIAQKSRFNVKRISEIEKETKHDVIAFVSNLAENVGPHGKYIHYGMTSSDVLDTAFSLQIREAGVVLMNSITTLEKSLKSLVKKHAETLCAGRTHGMFAEPTTFGYKMAGFLAETERNKKRVKAALDNMMICKLSGAVGTYSSQPAKVEAAVAKKLRLKPETIATQVIPRDRHAEMLNALALLGTGLERLAVELRHLQRSDVGEVTEGFTKGQKGSSAMPHKKNPISAENITGLSRLLRGYAIAGLENVALWHERDISHSSVERVVFPDAFIVADYALNRMSILLDGLEVNKKRMLENIDSSQGQLFSSHVLLALVTKGMIREEAYALVQRLCHSMGYGEHLRDKLLVDDQVRALLKPKEIDEIFTGKKHKKSIKDIIKRV, from the coding sequence GTGATCGAACGTTACACGCGCCCGGAAATGGGTCTTTTATGGCACGCCGACCATAGATTTGGCAAAATGATGGAAGTCGAGATTGCCGTTGCTGAAGTTCAAGCGCAGATGGGAATTATTCCTAAAGTCGCTGCAAAGTCCATCGCACAAAAATCACGCTTCAACGTCAAGCGCATCTCTGAAATCGAAAAAGAAACAAAGCATGACGTGATTGCTTTTGTTTCTAATCTTGCCGAAAACGTAGGACCGCACGGGAAATATATTCACTATGGAATGACGTCCTCTGATGTTCTGGATACGGCTTTCAGTCTGCAAATCCGTGAAGCCGGTGTTGTTTTGATGAATTCCATCACGACATTGGAAAAATCCTTAAAATCCTTAGTGAAAAAACACGCTGAAACTTTGTGTGCGGGTCGCACTCACGGCATGTTCGCAGAACCGACGACTTTCGGTTATAAGATGGCGGGTTTTTTGGCGGAAACCGAAAGAAACAAAAAGCGCGTGAAAGCGGCTTTAGACAATATGATGATCTGCAAATTGAGCGGAGCTGTTGGAACTTATTCCAGTCAGCCAGCTAAAGTGGAAGCGGCGGTTGCAAAAAAATTGCGCCTGAAACCTGAAACTATCGCGACTCAAGTGATCCCTCGAGATCGTCACGCTGAAATGCTAAACGCTCTGGCTCTTTTAGGCACCGGTTTAGAAAGATTGGCTGTCGAACTTCGTCATCTACAAAGAAGTGACGTCGGTGAAGTGACGGAAGGCTTCACAAAAGGTCAAAAAGGCTCTTCGGCGATGCCTCATAAGAAAAACCCGATTAGCGCTGAAAACATCACAGGCCTTTCACGACTGCTTCGCGGTTACGCGATCGCAGGATTAGAAAACGTGGCATTATGGCACGAGCGTGATATCAGTCACTCGTCAGTTGAACGCGTTGTTTTCCCTGATGCGTTTATCGTAGCGGACTATGCTTTAAATCGCATGAGCATCTTGTTGGATGGTCTAGAAGTAAATAAAAAGCGCATGCTCGAAAACATTGATAGTTCTCAAGGTCAGCTCTTTAGTTCCCATGTGCTGTTGGCCTTGGTGACTAAAGGAATGATTCGTGAAGAGGCTTACGCTTTAGTGCAGCGCCTTTGTCATTCTATGGGATACGGAGAGCATTTAAGAGACAAACTTTTAGTGGATGATCAAGTCCGTGCTCTGCTAAAGCCTAAAGAGATTGACGAAATCTTTACGGGTAAGAAACACAAAAAATCTATCAAAGACATTATCAAAAGAGTTTAA
- the rnc gene encoding ribonuclease III, giving the protein MTNLETRLGYTFKNQALLQRALTHKSYANELKNATEHNEKLEFLGDAVLDLVVGEFLFEKFPEDTEGGLSKKRASIVNEEVLSELALDMELNKLMHLGKGETLTGGAQKPRLIASSFEAIVGAMYLDGGFEAAKKFIRCEFTKLTEKVCGTEDFERDYKTRLQELVQKSLKETPRYEVLAEEGPPHDRQFLVCVKIKDDVWAQGRGRSKKNAEQSAAKQALEMKYKETN; this is encoded by the coding sequence ATGACAAATCTTGAAACGAGGCTAGGGTATACATTTAAAAACCAAGCCCTCTTGCAACGAGCTTTGACTCATAAGAGCTACGCCAATGAGCTTAAAAATGCGACTGAGCACAACGAAAAATTAGAATTCTTAGGCGATGCGGTCTTAGATTTAGTCGTCGGCGAATTTCTTTTTGAAAAGTTCCCGGAAGATACCGAAGGCGGGCTTTCAAAAAAGCGCGCTAGCATAGTGAATGAAGAAGTTCTTTCCGAACTGGCTCTTGATATGGAGTTAAACAAACTCATGCATCTAGGCAAAGGGGAAACACTGACCGGAGGCGCACAAAAGCCCCGACTTATTGCCTCTTCTTTTGAAGCCATCGTCGGTGCGATGTACTTAGATGGGGGATTTGAAGCGGCGAAGAAATTCATTCGCTGCGAATTCACGAAGCTCACTGAAAAAGTGTGCGGCACTGAAGATTTTGAACGAGATTATAAAACGCGCCTTCAAGAACTGGTGCAAAAGTCCCTCAAAGAAACACCTCGCTACGAGGTTTTAGCTGAAGAAGGACCGCCTCATGACCGACAGTTCTTGGTGTGCGTGAAGATTAAAGATGATGTTTGGGCCCAGGGGCGAGGGCGCAGTAAGAAAAATGCAGAGCAATCTGCGGCAAAACAAGCCCTGGAAATGAAGTATAAGGAGACGAATTAA
- a CDS encoding glutathione peroxidase: MRLLILLSLTFFSFITQAYDAPKNFFELSAPSISGKKVNFSTYRGKVVLVVNTASQCGFAPQLKELEDMYKKYADRGFVVLAFPSNDFKQEKGENSEVQKFAEKEYGVTFPFFDKAPVSGKDKQPVYQFLTEKKPGLLFKDVGWNFEKFLINRRGEVIERWGSITKPSSDSITNAVEKALAEPL, encoded by the coding sequence ATGCGTTTACTGATTCTTCTTAGTCTCACTTTCTTTTCTTTCATCACTCAGGCTTACGACGCTCCGAAGAACTTTTTTGAACTTTCAGCACCCAGCATTTCAGGCAAAAAGGTGAATTTCTCGACGTACAGAGGCAAAGTCGTGCTCGTTGTAAACACAGCTTCGCAGTGCGGGTTCGCGCCTCAGCTTAAAGAACTTGAAGATATGTACAAAAAATATGCAGATCGTGGCTTCGTCGTTCTGGCATTCCCTTCCAATGACTTTAAGCAAGAAAAGGGCGAAAACTCCGAGGTCCAAAAATTTGCAGAGAAGGAATACGGCGTCACCTTCCCCTTTTTCGATAAAGCTCCGGTCAGCGGCAAAGACAAACAACCCGTTTATCAATTCCTGACGGAGAAAAAGCCGGGCCTTCTTTTCAAAGATGTCGGTTGGAATTTTGAAAAATTCCTCATCAATCGTCGTGGCGAGGTGATTGAACGCTGGGGTTCGATCACAAAACCTTCTTCCGACAGCATCACAAATGCCGTTGAAAAAGCGTTGGCTGAGCCGCTATAA
- the era gene encoding GTPase Era, with product MGYKAGFLGLIGQPNAGKSTLMNYLVDEKVSIVSAKPQTTRRRILGIWSTDKGQIVFVDAPGIIKADKGLNSFLAKEAEEVIADSDALLAIVSVDEGKPEDAEKILDLVSKSGKPWIGIVTKADIEEKAHRVLILKKMIEDRGGKAMSVSVKDSKDDQEEREAMLIEFLELLPETPAPLYDVELFTNENVREMASEIIREKCFESLHQEIPYSLAVRIIKFDEAATPVPKIYAEIIVSKDSHKAIVIGKEAKVIKQIGMDSRKEIEKLMGEKVFLDLQVIAKPEWFENKRMMKELGYATKSEN from the coding sequence ATGGGTTATAAAGCAGGATTTTTGGGATTGATCGGACAACCCAACGCAGGGAAGAGCACTTTGATGAACTACCTTGTGGATGAAAAAGTCTCTATCGTGTCGGCGAAACCGCAAACGACTCGCCGTCGTATTTTAGGTATTTGGAGTACAGACAAAGGACAGATCGTTTTTGTTGATGCTCCCGGTATCATTAAGGCTGATAAAGGTCTGAATAGCTTTTTGGCAAAAGAAGCTGAAGAAGTGATCGCGGATTCAGATGCTCTTTTGGCTATCGTCAGTGTTGATGAAGGAAAACCAGAAGATGCGGAAAAGATCTTAGATCTAGTTTCTAAAAGCGGAAAACCTTGGATCGGTATCGTGACTAAAGCAGATATCGAAGAAAAAGCGCACCGTGTTTTGATTCTTAAAAAGATGATTGAAGACCGTGGTGGTAAAGCCATGTCAGTTTCTGTTAAAGATTCTAAGGATGATCAAGAAGAGCGTGAAGCAATGTTGATTGAATTCCTAGAACTTCTTCCAGAGACACCGGCACCTCTTTACGACGTCGAACTTTTCACGAACGAAAATGTGCGTGAAATGGCTTCTGAAATTATCCGTGAGAAGTGTTTTGAATCTTTACATCAAGAGATTCCGTACTCACTGGCTGTACGTATCATAAAATTTGATGAAGCAGCGACACCAGTTCCAAAGATTTATGCGGAGATCATCGTATCTAAAGACAGTCACAAAGCCATCGTGATTGGTAAAGAAGCCAAAGTGATTAAGCAAATCGGCATGGATTCCCGCAAAGAAATTGAAAAACTAATGGGTGAAAAAGTATTCCTCGACCTTCAAGTCATCGCGAAGCCTGAGTGGTTTGAGAACAAAAGAATGATGAAGGAGTTGGGCTATGCAACAAAATCTGAAAACTGA
- a CDS encoding LD-carboxypeptidase, giving the protein MSYWKYFKENDIIDVVAPGYPSQPQDVEGSRDFLLRWKLQPRIPKGLIKPHFLHANDDEQRFKFLKAAIESKDSRVIWCLRGGYGSNRMVPMLAKLKKPKEPKLLIGLSDITSLHTFVTQEWGWTSLHAPILDRFGRNLIAPKHEKEMHDILFGQTNQIEFKKIKALNEAARKVRNLKSKITGGNLTVLQSTMGTPWQIDTRKSLLFVEDIGERGYRIDRMFEQFRQAGLFKQCHGLILGDFVGGEEPSTRKNNFKQVFKRWAQDLDIPMFQGLESGHAMIQRPVPFNTSCVLNVEAGKGHLIIQTGGRK; this is encoded by the coding sequence GTGAGCTATTGGAAGTACTTTAAAGAAAATGACATTATCGATGTGGTGGCTCCTGGTTACCCATCTCAGCCTCAAGATGTGGAAGGCTCGCGTGATTTTCTTTTAAGATGGAAATTGCAACCACGTATTCCGAAAGGTTTGATCAAGCCGCACTTTTTGCACGCCAATGATGATGAGCAAAGATTTAAGTTTTTAAAAGCAGCGATTGAATCTAAAGACTCGCGCGTGATCTGGTGTTTGCGCGGAGGCTATGGCAGCAACCGAATGGTGCCAATGCTTGCAAAGCTAAAAAAGCCCAAAGAGCCAAAGCTTCTTATTGGCCTTAGTGACATCACGTCTTTGCATACGTTTGTCACGCAAGAATGGGGATGGACTTCTTTGCATGCGCCGATTTTAGACCGTTTTGGAAGAAATCTGATTGCGCCGAAGCATGAAAAAGAAATGCATGACATTCTTTTTGGTCAAACGAATCAAATTGAATTTAAAAAAATCAAAGCTTTAAATGAAGCCGCTCGTAAGGTCAGAAACCTAAAGTCTAAAATCACGGGTGGCAACCTGACAGTGCTTCAATCCACCATGGGCACCCCTTGGCAGATCGACACTCGCAAGTCTTTGCTTTTTGTTGAAGATATTGGCGAGCGTGGTTACCGCATCGACCGTATGTTTGAGCAGTTTCGTCAGGCAGGTTTGTTCAAACAATGTCACGGCCTGATTTTAGGTGATTTTGTTGGCGGTGAAGAGCCTTCAACAAGGAAGAATAATTTTAAACAAGTATTTAAACGCTGGGCGCAGGATCTGGATATTCCGATGTTTCAAGGTTTGGAGTCCGGTCATGCCATGATTCAAAGGCCTGTTCCTTTTAACACTTCGTGCGTTCTTAATGTCGAGGCAGGGAAGGGTCATTTGATTATTCAAACAGGAGGGCGTAAATGA